The following DNA comes from Henckelia pumila isolate YLH828 unplaced genomic scaffold, ASM3356847v2 CTG_461:::fragment_3, whole genome shotgun sequence.
ACAAACTCACTTCAATACTAGGACTTACCAACTGCCTATCTTAGAACTCCCAACACACTCAATTATAGGCCGCAACCTCATAATCCGCATAATGTTTAACGTCTCTTATGCCAAGACTATAAACACAATTTTTAACGTCTTTGTGTTAAtactctcactcaactaatctatgaAATACATGTCTCTTGtatatgtgagtgagttggATGTGAAGAACTAGACTGTTAAAGTTTAAGAATTCTGATGTGTTCTTCACACCAAGGACAATATCTCAACTAGCTGATAAATCTTGTTTAGACGCCAATGCTTTGAATCCCCTTTCTAAAGCttgtatttgatcttcaagatgttgaATATATAGGCTACAAGAATGATAATAGCCGTTAGACACAGAAATAGAACCGTTGAAAGATTTCTGTACTGTTAGAGCTCAACTGAACTTTGGAGCTCAACTCAACTTTTGGTGCGAAATTGAAACTGAAGTATTGTACTAGTTTCGGGACTGTCGCAGTTGAGAAAAATTTGGTTTGGTAGCAGTTGAGCATCTTTAGTTTGCGTAGATAGACTGATCTTAGCAAACTTCAGTTTGGGTAGATAAACTGATCTTGGCCAACTTAAGTTTAGGTAGCTAAACTGAATTGCAAAACTGGATGCAGTTTGGCATGATCCGTTGATATTTGGACAAAGTGATGAACACAAAAGTTGTATCTCTTTGTCTTGTATTTTCAGCGcatcaagaatcactcaatttggATTTCATATGAGAGAGTTAAGCTTGAAATAccagactatgccagaaattcTGCTTTGCAGAATTTTAGTTCTGAACCAGCAACTTCAATGCAGTTTATCAGCTCCTTATGCTCCGATTCAGACTTCGACTTGTGACTATGATTTGTAGATCACTGTATTATCTTTCCAACGCATGCTGATTCGTTCCATTTGGATAACCTAGCTGTAAGATATAACCAAAATATCAGAACTGCTCAAGGTAAACTGATTTTGTTTTCTGCTCAACTGATCCAATTCAGTTCGGTCTTGCGACGTCAGCTTGATCTAGATAACATCCGTTTTTTCTCAATTGACGTGAAATAATATATGTTCCAAATTGAGTTTTCTATGTATTCGTTTTGACGGCTAATCATTTTCATCATTGAGCTGTGAGATATCATCGAAAAACTAAAGCTCGCCATAAGTTCAGTTTGGCTAAATTTCAGTTTTGACTTCCATCTTGAATTTAACAACTTCACAATaaagtaaatatgttagaaacacaataaaaaaaattgttatcatcaaaatcaagattgcttgtaTTTCACAACCCaacaaatatattataaaagcCTATATATttgcaaaaaacaaaaaaaaaagtgacaTATAGAATCAAGACACAAACAAACTAAGAAATATATCATTTTCAATACACTAATTGAACTATATATCATTCAGATATTCATCTCTCATTGGATTACGAAGATGATTCTTAAATGACATATGAAGTATTAAACTTTAACTTCTAGATCATTGACTTAATTTTATatgtataatttaatttaaaatctaaGGCATATTAGTACCTTTATATCAAAACTCAAAGGGGACATCTGTCCCTTAATAGATCCATTCATGCTCGTAATTTATTCGAAGCtcgattttataaaattatatttgagCTTATTTAATCAGGTTCGTTAAGATAAAATAACCAATCTCAAATTTTACAATTAATATTCGGCTTGTTAACTCGTGACCCAGCTCGTTAGTAGACTCACGAGTCATCTCTTAgataaaaataatagttttaatatgtgatttatagattttatacgtttattcataaaaaatatataaaaactaagtaaattaatttaataaaattacaaaatttaaTTAGAATTATAAGATATTTTTCTCTAGATAtaaatttagtttttaatgaattcaatgattatttaaatttatgatttatatcTATTAAGCTCGATTGaactcaataaaaattcaaataagctCGTGAATCATGAATATATTGTTAAATAAAGTTTGATAAACGAATCAAACTCAAACTTTTAAGAATTCGATTCGGTTCAAATTGATTACATCGTACATGTAGCAATTCACATTTAAGATGGTATTTAAACCCCCAAATAAATGTCTCGATTAGGCGATGTAAGGCATGACTGATATGCATATTTATTGAGGGAGTGCAAGACAAAGGAAGACTTGGTTTGCAATTATCAAACATGATAAAATTTGGCATATTTAAGGTAATTCTGTATATAAATAGCCAAGTCGTCACTAGAAGATAAGATCtattttgtatattttgttCAATTATTCTCTTTCAGGGTACGactaagagggtgtttggctaaacttattaaaaagatcttataagctcctagagcttaaaagctgttttacgaacttataagctgttagaacttattttaaaaataagctgttaaagtgtttgggtaaacttattttaaacaacttaaagattttgatatgtttggtattataagatctttatattgtcaaaattaccaaaaaaggtataattatatgaaaataatatttcgagttatacatatacgaaaatagtttcagtattaaaatataaaattgttttaatattttactttagaaaaatttatgtgatttgtaaatatttttaaaataatatttaatatttaatgggtggtggatatgatggagatttacGAATatattcaaggatattttagagagatagaatattaaaataagatctttttgaaaaaagtacctcccccttacttttttaaaaacagcttattttgacggcttataagctgtttttaaaaaattttgccaaacaaaatttgagagcttaaaagttctaaaacagcttataagatgtttgaaagagcttttaagctctgccACGATGCCTCTAACGTTTTTGATCATGATGCAAACAAAGATCCATTTTCTTTTCTTAAGGTTCGCAAAAACGACATCTACACAACTGGATCCAACATTCCTGCTATCCCCCGAAGGGATATAGTGAAATGACATATAAGGATCCATATGGAATAAATGTTTGTTCCTGTTATTGAATGATTTCTTGAGTATCATGATCAATCTATGAACAAAATTTCTCCTAATTAATTCAACATAAATGAGTCTCTAATTGCTGGATGCAGCTTTCTCTAACCATAAATGGGCTTCTTATGCTTGCATGCAAGGTGATTTATCACCTAAATCTTTGGATTCGACTCGAAGTATTCCACTGCAAACATGTTTTTGGTTTCAATAGATCACTTGATCGGGTCATTTTTCAATAACTGGTCCATGTACAACTAAAATAACAAATGTGAGCCTACAAAAGATCAATATATAATCCTCAACCTTTTGAAATTTCGACTAAGAAAACATAGGGATTCACAGAGAAGCAATGGCAATAGTTAACAAATTAAACTCACATACATGAGATTACTTGACATGGCCAATAACATAGTCAAACAGTtggaaaaattaataataataatcgcaATGCCTTTTCCATATTCAGCCCTGTACTGGGTAACAAGAAGCAGCAAAACCATGCAGCAAACATATTCAAGAATGGTATAAAATGGAGTATCTATCCAAGGGAAGGCAATAACCTGAATCGATAATTCAGGGTATTACTTCTGTTTGGGACTGCCCTTTTTCTTCAGTAGACTTCCAAACTTGCTAACCAAACCTTTCTTCTTTTTAGTAGGCTGATGCTTCGATGGTGAGCTTTCACCACTGTCAAGATTCTCTGTCGAGGACAACCCGTTCATCTGCTCATCGCCATCACCACTCTCAGTTCTCGACTCAAGCTCGTCCTCGAAAGATTCCTGGTCGGCCTCTTCTTCTGGAGGCAAGACTATCGCCTCGTTCTTGCAGCTTTCCAACATCTTGTGATCAACTTCAGCAGGCTCATTGTTTGTCTTTGCTTCGATGTTGGACTCTTTCAATTTCCCATTCGAGGTGTCAAATTCGAAATCTCTTTGAACAGGTTCATTGTTCCTTAAGTCAGTAACTTCACCTAGCTTCTCCTTCACAGGTTGCTCATTTTGTTGAGATTTGATCTCCACCTTAGGCTTTATGTCTCCTGAGCCATTTAGTTCAGAACGCTCCACAACTTTTGGAAGCATGTCGTAATCTTTTTCTGTATCCGTAAGCTCACCCTGAGCCTCTCCTTGCTTCTTAGCCAAAGCTTCTTCAAGCAACTTGGATAGTTCCTCCACCTTTTTAAGAGAAGCAGCTTCTCTATCCTGCAGCTCCTCATTCTTGTGGCGAATATTCTGCAACTCATTTTCCCGGTCCGTCAAACTCGTTTTCAATCCCATGCTCTCAGCTTCGGTTTTGCTAAGGACTTCCTTTAAAGAAATCAACTCTGACTCAGCttccttgaaattttttttccatcGATCCTCTTCATCCTTCACATTACAAGCTTCTTCTTCAGCAatttttaacaaattcaacagcctGCTTATTTCATTTTTCAAAGAAGAGCACTCTTCATCGGATATCTTCACACTGTTTATCAAATTAAGCTCCTTTTGCTCCCACTCGAACGTCAAATTCTGGAGATCATGCTTTGACTGTTTGATTGCACTTTCATGACCATCGATCTCTTGTTTGGCATCACTAATCATGCTTTCATACCTCTGAGTTGTTTCTTTCAGAGCCAAATTCAGATCTCGTATTTGAACTTCATTGTTGTCATTCTCAGCTTGTATCGACAATATCTTTTCTTTGGCAGCTCTTGCTTCTAAAGAAATTTCATGTAAGGCGGATGTTAAACTTTCCAAGGCATTCTTGCTTTTCTCTTCTTCATTTCTAGAATTTTCCAACGCATTTATTAGATTGTGTTTTTCTTCCAACAGAGTTTGAATACTGGAAGCCGCGAGCTGCTCGTTGTTTATGGCCTGAATTTTCTCTTCTTTCACAGACTGAAGCTCAGAAATAAGAGATTCCACCTTTTTCACCATTTCAGAAGTTTCTTCTTTTGCTAGTTCAGTTAGGTGTCTCGATTCCTCAAGATCCCCCTTCTGCCGTACAATCGAGATTTCTAGCAACCCCACCTTCTCCTTGAGCGATGCGATATCGGACTCTGCATTGTGCAGTGAGTTGTTACTTCCTTCTAGCTGTTTAATGACTGATTCCAGGGAATCTGATGCAGATCTCTCCAGTCTCTTTGCTTGATCAGCTTGAGTAGCTAATTCCCCGACCCTCTCATGCAACTCCTGCACTAAGCTACGTGCATAATTTTCAGCCATTTTAGCAGCTTCCAGATCAACATTGAGTTGCTCTAACTCAGCTTCTTTTTCTGCCAACTCCACCTCAAAACTTTTCGCCTTCACGAGTTCTTGTCTCAGAGAGTCTATCTCTAATTTCAACTCTGACACATGTTTATTTTTCTCGTTAGCCTCCTCCTCGGCTCTCAAAGCATGCGTATTTCTCAAATGGACTATTTCAGCAGATATAGCTTCAACTTTTCCAGCATGCAACTCTGCTAATTTTGTCGCCTCTTCGGCATGGCTAAGCGCCAAATTCTTTGCATCTCCCGTTTTAGCAAGTTCTTCTTTCACCTTATGAAGTTCTTCAGTGACGGACTGAAATGCAGTGGCCTCCATTGCATGAAGGCTTCTAACTTCTTCAAGCTCTCTCCGGAAATATTCTTCCTTTTTCTGAGCAGCTTCAATTCCTGCTTGCTCCATCTCAATTGTTCGAAACTTTTCGATCTCAGAATTTTCTTCTGCCAGCTTTTGAGCCACCAAAGCCTCACTGAGCTTCTCATTTGCTTCCTCCGCCAACCTCCGAGCTTCTTTCAACTCATCAAGAGCTTTTGCCTTCTCACTCTCAACAATCAACAACTTCTCTCGAGTCTTCTGCAGATCTTCTTTAGCTAAGTCACACTCCACCCGAAGTTCTGATGGTTTTGAAACCGGAGTCGCCTTGTTCTGAGAAGtagaaaaataaaagaacaaCAACAAATCATAGTTCATTCTTAATACAAAAGTCCAAAGCTCTCTTTTAGTAGCCGAATCAAAGCAATTTTCACCCACAAGTCACCATTTCTCACAAAAATGCAGATGATTCCTAAGCTTAATAGTAAATATGCTGGAACTCACATCAGGAGTGGTACTGAGCTTCGGAGACCGCCGAGTCAGTGTAGTCTTTGATGCAACAGACGCCGGAGACCGATCAATCGAAAGGCGCCGAGTAGCCGAGTCAGTGCCCGGCTTAGCCACTCCGGCGCTCGATTTGCTGAGACGAGAGGCTAAAGGTGTTGCTTTAGCATTGGGAGTTTCAGATAAAGCAGATCTATCAGAGCagaaatcataatttttttaagttcCAAGTTCAAGATCCCATTTCAagtatctcaaaaaaaaaaaaaaaagatcccATTTCAAGATAAAATGCAAACAATGCAAGGCATCAAATAATGCAACTCAAAACAAATTCAAACCCATCTTTTGAGGGAAGAACAACTGAGATCCAGAAAGTTGCGTGAAACAAACAGCAAACAATCAGCCACGGCAAGTTCAGAAAACCACCAACAATTTGAGCAAAGAACcaaaatcaagaaaatgaaGGAAATCCCACATGAGATCCACCCATAAACAACACTTACTTGGATTTGGCAGACATGGTTGTGGGAGGCAAGGCAGGTGTTGCTGCAGCAAAGATCTATGATTTTCAAGAACAGGGGATGGGTTCTTTTTGCGCTAAAATGGTGACATTGTGTGATTGGAGAGAGTGCATGAAACTCTTGCTCTGCGTTTGAATTTGTCACTTTCAGTGTTGTGATATATGCAAATGCAACAACTCTCTTTATGTTACATTACATTACATTACAGTGATCAGTAGACAGTATGAGTGATGTAGGAAAGAATTTACAGAAGAAAACTCCATTTTACAGCAGAAACCATGCTGCCAAGTGCCACCCTCCAGTCTCTCTCTCTACATATggatttaacttaattaataaatagccaaaattaatatttttaaatttaaatttacacacacacatatatatattaaaaaaatattctacTTTACAAATAATTGAGTTCTGAATATTTGATTTCatgcagatttttttttttatatctaaATCATGTCCGGCTCCAAGTGGAGGTGGCTTAGGCGGTTGCTTAGGGCTTTCCTTGGCAgtggcttaaaattttttttaaaaaagattttttaaagtatttttttatatttaaaatattatgtgaGTCTATttcttttgtttaaaatttgaaatcgtGGTCAATTTTTTATactttttttatcattttttttttagtaaaaaCAGTATCTTTCTATTTAaacaaaaatctattttttCGTTAAATTAATTATCTCAGATGAGTTAGTGTATTCAAATTGGGCCAAtcattttttgtttatttattgaatgagaTGAGATTTATTTTTGTCTATTTTTTACTgcgattgattttttttaattgatttaattttttatctCGATATACTAAattcttgtaatttttttattcgaCAATGAGATTGATTTTTACTTAATTAGATTATAATTTTTTCTTGTTTATGTtactatttaaattataatatattttttgacagatttgttgtgacaaaaatatattatttatgttttcttaATTTATAAATTCTTATTCTATTTGTATTATGCATTAATTCATCTCTGACTCATGAAATTTGCGTATtcattgagttttttttttagttttaattttattttttatattttgattcaattgttgtttatgtcattatttttagttaaaaaatttgaaattttgattttagatGATGAAATGATTGTatcaatatttaattaaaaaaatattatatagcCCTCTCCCCTGAATATTTGCCTAGGGCCTCTAATATTTTGGAGACGGCCTGATCTAAATGAACAAATAGATTAAAAACAAATGTATCctctatgttttttttttctagtagAGTTTTTGTGCATTTAAAATATTACATTACGTAAAACGCTTTATACAATTTATCCCAAGTTATATTTATGTTTCTAAAATTTTCGTAGGATATTTTGTTCTGGGATTCACAAGAGTCAAGAGGCCCACCTAGAATATTGAATTTATAGTTTTTTTATCTTGAATTTATACAGCATATAAGGAACCAACAAGAAAAGGAAAAGGTTGTTATTCTGGGACTtttattttcttggttttccttTGTGGTAAACTTTAAATGAGAGcagaaattaattttatgtttattttagttCACTCTTACTCACACATGCTTATCTGTAGTCTGAACAGaatgataataaataaatatagaaGGAAAATACAAAAAGTATATGATTAATATGTTATCCAATCATGCTAGCTGCTACGTCTCTATCAATGGAGCCCTTTCATCTGTGGTGTGGTGCGGTTAGGTCCCCTGTTTTGCAaacttttttcttttgttttttaaatacaAATTGCATCGAATATCGAAATTACGTCATATTGCAacactaaaaaataaaatttaccgACGAAACTTGAGCATGAATTCAAGACGTGCTTATTTTGCAAACTCAGTTTCTGCTTCATGGCCCCAATAATTaaaatcttttttttcttttttgtttttgtttttgctttttaTTTGGGTTAATAATCTGTTGGAATTTAACAAAGTAGTTATGACTTATGAGTTATGACAAGAAAATTGAATGTATTTAAAGCGCGTTTATAAAAGAAATATAAGGGCACTCACCTCGGTTAATTCGACCCTACACTATCGAATCTCATATGCAAGatggataaaataaaatactagagTAGATTTCTTGTCTGACAGTCTCATAATCTATATCTTTAAAACGGTTGATCTAATCAATATTtatagtaaaaa
Coding sequences within:
- the LOC140871564 gene encoding WEB family protein At3g02930, chloroplastic yields the protein MSAKSKSALSETPNAKATPLASRLSKSSAGVAKPGTDSATRRLSIDRSPASVASKTTLTRRSPKLSTTPDNKATPVSKPSELRVECDLAKEDLQKTREKLLIVESEKAKALDELKEARRLAEEANEKLSEALVAQKLAEENSEIEKFRTIEMEQAGIEAAQKKEEYFRRELEEVRSLHAMEATAFQSVTEELHKVKEELAKTGDAKNLALSHAEEATKLAELHAGKVEAISAEIVHLRNTHALRAEEEANEKNKHVSELKLEIDSLRQELVKAKSFEVELAEKEAELEQLNVDLEAAKMAENYARSLVQELHERVGELATQADQAKRLERSASDSLESVIKQLEGSNNSLHNAESDIASLKEKVGLLEISIVRQKGDLEESRHLTELAKEETSEMVKKVESLISELQSVKEEKIQAINNEQLAASSIQTLLEEKHNLINALENSRNEEEKSKNALESLTSALHEISLEARAAKEKILSIQAENDNNEVQIRDLNLALKETTQRYESMISDAKQEIDGHESAIKQSKHDLQNLTFEWEQKELNLINSVKISDEECSSLKNEISRLLNLLKIAEEEACNVKDEEDRWKKNFKEAESELISLKEVLSKTEAESMGLKTSLTDRENELQNIRHKNEELQDREAASLKKVEELSKLLEEALAKKQGEAQGELTDTEKDYDMLPKVVERSELNGSGDIKPKVEIKSQQNEQPVKEKLGEVTDLRNNEPVQRDFEFDTSNGKLKESNIEAKTNNEPAEVDHKMLESCKNEAIVLPPEEEADQESFEDELESRTESGDGDEQMNGLSSTENLDSGESSPSKHQPTKKKKGLVSKFGSLLKKKGSPKQK